From a single Pseudophryne corroboree isolate aPseCor3 chromosome 6, aPseCor3.hap2, whole genome shotgun sequence genomic region:
- the RHNO1 gene encoding RAD9, HUS1, RAD1-interacting nuclear orphan protein 1, giving the protein MPPKKRAACNPRKTRLAFLESPRQGSVHEYGTAPPKADPKCVPTKPVDQDTSTSWVSPQFSQTVELNFPARRRLRHTSNNSTVQSRARDASQSRPRAPGRKQSVCKFPSLSFTSQAPAELVQTQSFCARRPKPSVLPRAPAPRSPLQDLPCSKTLSPPDIQTPETSRLQSKLLSPGAGEVLTPVSRRHGELCDVTDLSVENSPGPVLAEDTPEHEYGVRITWRRRQELMKYLKSRGRLESSQIQVKP; this is encoded by the exons ATGCCTCCAAAGAAACGAGCCGCTTGTAATCCACGGAAAACACGTCTGGCTTTCCTGGAAAGCCCACGTCAGGGTTCTGTTCATGAGTATGGGACTGCTCCACCAAAGGCTGACCCTAAATGTGTGCCCACCAAACCAGTGGACCAGGACACATCCACTTCTTGG GTGTCCCCGCAGTTCAGTCAAACGGTAGAGCTGAATTTCCCGGCACGTCGGCGCCTCCGGCACACCTCTAACAACAGCACCGTGCAGAGCCGCGCAAGGGATGCCAGCCAGAGCCGTCCGAGGGCACCAGGGAGGAAGCAGAGCGTCTGTAAATTCCCATCCTTATCGTTCACTAGCCAAGCGCCTGCTGAGCTAGTACAAACTCAATCGTTCTGCGCCAGGAGGCCGAAGCCAAGCGTACTTCCGCGCGCACCTGCGCCAAGGTCTCCTCTGCAGGATCTGCCTTGTAGTAAGACTCTTAGCCCCCCAGATATACAGACCCCAGAGACTAGTCGGCTACAAAGCAAGCTGCTCTCGCCTGGCGCAGGCGAGGTTCTGACGCCGGTTTCCAGGAGGCATGGAGAGCTGTGCGATGTAACAGACCTATCGGTTGAAAACAGCCCAGGGCCGGTGCTGGCAGAAGACACCCCGGAACATGAATACGGGGTCCGTATCACGTGGCGGAGACGGCAGGAACTCATGAAATACCTGAAATCGCGGGGAAGGCTAGAGAGCAGCCAGATACAGGTGAAGCCGTGA